The sequence TACTCCAACCCCAAGTAAAACGTTCTCAAAGCTCATCCACCTTCTCTTAGTTGTGACCAATTCCACAAAACAAAGAAGACCTCTTTAATTCCCTGCTCTCCCATCAGTACTTAACACTACTATATATCCTACATATATGCTATCGTTATTTGCTGTGACATACATACTACTAGACGACTTTTACGGAAAGAAGTCAGGCATTGGTGGAGCCTCCGAGTTGCCTGTCCCAGAACCATCCCCACCTCGATACATCCCAAGGAAGTAGCCTGCTCCTGGGTCTTCGCCAAAAAGATGGTTGAGGCGAGGAAGTGGCGCAGTCGGTGGCATGACGAGGCTCGAAGGAGGTGGCCGCGGCGAGCGTATTAAGGGTGTCTGGGCACGGACGGGAGGAGAGCGGTCGATGTCCCTGATCTGGGGGTGGCGGCGGTGCTTGATGATAGGGAAATGTTCGCCGCGGAGGCCCACGCGTTGGTCGCCCTCCAGCTCGCGGTAGCGATGAAGGTACCGATTGAGTGGGGCAACGTAGTCTTCAAAGCCAAGCTTCCCCATTGCCCAGATCACGTCTTCGGCGGTGATGGTCTTCCGATGCTCCCGCTGGCAGCGCTCGTTGGCCTCGCCGGTGATGAAGCTGATATACTCCGACACGCACTCCTGGATCGTCTCTTTGGCGTCGTCAGATATCTTCGCTTGCAACGGCAGGACCTTGCGCATGATGCGGATGACGTTGGCGATCGGCATGAAACGGTCCTGCTCCCGGAGGTTGCTGACCTGGGGTTGGGTGGCAGAGGTGGCGGCGGCCGGGTCAGCGCTGCCGGGAAGGGCCGGGTTCCCGGCGGCTGGACCGGACTGGTCGGCGTCGACTCCTGCTGGACCGGCCtggctcgagttgactccgccGGCTAACGGCCTGGCCATCCCTGTGCAGCCACAACAGTTTGGTCAGTGCAAGGGAATTAATTCGCAGGAAACCCGAGAAGAGACGTGCTGAAGCGCCGTTCCTGTAACCCTGCCATGAGGACACGTGGCAGGCACTAGGATGCCCGCTCATGGCATTCTATGGAGCCCAtactttttcctcttcttcttctttatttttatttttattttttttcgctACGGAAGTATCTTGTATTCTTTTTTATTGTCTGATTTTTTAGATTATGCTCACACGCAGTGTGGGTGAGctgcgtaaaaaaaaaaaaacagacatATTTGCATCAAGACACGTGTCCAGTTACGGGATGCCACGCCCGAAGGTGTCGTCGAGCTTTTGTGATGGAAACCGTGAAGCCGGGAACAGCACTTTTTGCGCGGGAAGGGTATGGAAAGGATGTTGACCGAAGAATGTCCGAGAAGACCGAGGGAAAGGAATAAAAAGGAAGGCGACGTGAAAGGTTTGAGAACGACAAAAAGACTACCTcgagaaattttgaattaaagcaTTTTGAGTTATATCCGAGGATGGGGCGTTACGTTCGAATTTATTTCTCTTTGGGGATCAAAATGGGCTTTCCCTTCTTTAACAAGTACGCTCCTTTTATATCACTTCTTAGATAATGTCTCTTAagtaaatagaaaaaaaaggagaagaggaggataaTTACCGAAAATGGAATAAATAAAACAtggaaaaagaagggaaaattgCTCATGGGGCACAGCGTACGTGCATGGCGCATGCAAACCATCTAGCCAGTCACAGCTTTTCTACCCTAATAACTGTGTCTACCAACGGTTACACTTAGTCCTGGAATAGTTTAAACTAAAAGGATTAGCCAGAAATTTTTCTGATATGATCTTAGATGGCAAAATCTACCATCCATCTGATGGTGATCTTTCACTTGGATCTAGATATagatcctttttttatttttctttttcatgagaAAAAAGGAGGGGGGTTATCACCCACCCCAGCCACATGAGTGCTTGTCGCTACTGAGGTTCAGAAGACAGATCTATGCGGTATCAACCAAGATAACTAATAACCTCTGATAGCAATCAGCTTTACCAAACCTGCATCTTTTATGTGTTCAGATGTATTCTCCAATTGTAAGTAGACACTACCATTGCTGCCATAAGCTCAACCATTGCTCCTGTAAAGTAAAGCATGAGCTACAAGAACTTATCCGCATCTATGGCATTGTagcattattatatttattattctgCATTTAGGAAAGAAATTAATTTAGGTGGAAATAACTTTTCATTGTTCTCCTTACTATAATTTGACACATGCAGTGCACTAGATGTGGAGATGGACCACACTATTAGATAAGCCTCCTTGGTGCAGTATTGACATATATTCCAAGTGTGCATGTAGCTATACATGAAAAGCATGAAATGTTTGAAGGAATAAGAAACTCCTTAAAGAAGAGTGCTATTTTTCGGTGAAAGAGACTTATTGAATGATAGGTAAATCCTGGAAAAATCTTTGCCAATGGCAAATGATGAAAATCAACAAACTTTTATATAAACATACAAACCTATCAATTCTGGATTGTATATAATTATGCAACTCACAACTACTCATTTTGTAACATAAACCAAAGAGTTGTCCATGTGCAATGCACAGGCaaccatgtgtgtgtgtgtgtgtagcaATATTTCTCAAGAGAAAATAAGCCTAGTAAATAGAAAACATAACAGTGCAAGATAGGTAAGGAAACTAAAAGAACACATATGCTCCAGATTATAAACACACCCATAttgaaaataaggaaaaaacTGCCGCATAATATGTACATAACTACGACAGGGAGACAAGAAGAGAAGCTTAACAAATAGGCCACTGGCTTGCATGTATATTTAGAACGAGAGAGAgttataaaactttgtggagATGAGTGTAGATTAGGAACAGAAGAACGGAAATATCATTTACTGGGCAAGCATGGATGAGGGATGtttgatgagagagagagagaaatactTATTAATGAGGACTTCGTAAAAAAGAGTGAAGATTAGGGAGCAGAAGAATGGAAATATCATTTGCTAGGCAAGCAGTGGATGTAGGCTTTAATGGAAGAGCGcggatgagagagagaggagaaggcgagagagagagagagagagagagagagagagagagagagagagttatctGAACTTCTATAAAAAAATACCATAGTTTAGCTAGGGAACCGAATAATGGAGTTGCCTTCAGTGGACATGCGATGTGTGTGGGCTTTCTgatgaaaaagagagaagaaagtggAAGCCTttagagaagaaaacaaagatataAATACGACTCATGCATGATTAATACCTATACATGCGGGCATATTCTACATTACCAGAGCTCGCTCTTTGTAGCCGTGGGAAGGGTGGGATGCCATCACCAGCTCCTGCCATCGCTCTCTagctccctctttctctctctctctctctctctctctctctgtgtgtgtgttctCTCTCGCTGTCACCGAAGGGGTGAAGATGGTGAACTCCGTGAGGGGGACGCTCCTATATAATGCTCTTACTAGTCGGTAGTGCACGTAACATGCTCAGGAGGAAAAGCCGCAGAAACGACACGAGAAAAAAAGTTCCATGTTACCTCGGGATACTCTCTAGGCATGGGTAGGTACAAGAATCAGACATCGAACGGTCAATATCATTCCTAAGAGGTTATCTCGAGTTCTTCTGCTCCGATGGGAGGCAGTACATGACAATGGATGACAGCAAACAAAACGCTTTCACTTTTGCTGGATAAACATGAGAGGAGCCGGATTTCAGATTTACAAACCGGAGCGTTACGTTGGAATTAGCTGGTTtcacaaataaaaatattttctgtgaTCAGTTCATTAAATTATACTTGGGTAATACATGAAAAGCATTCATCCTTTGTTTAACACCGGACAAAATTGGTTACGAACTTTAACACCGGTTGTATTCAATCAAGCTAACAaccaaggaaaaaagaaaatgtcaGTGAGGCTCGCAACGCTAGAACCATACTCATGAACGCGGAGCGTTGTACAACAAGAATGATGTCACCAAAAAAAGATGTTGCAGAGCTAAAGTTTTGTTTGAGTTcgatcctttttcttttgtcataatactgttttttttttctagtcttAAATTCAACTAAGAGATGCTGATGAATTTTTTgagagatttttatttttggaacGGAGCACTATGCGCTAGTTAGATATATATCTTGATGCGCCGTCTTCCACTATGGAAAGATAAAAAAGCTATCATCTCTTATacaaacaatcacatgcatacCAACAGTACAGGAATAGTAACTTTTACCGGTGTTTTCCATGACCTTTACCGACGTTTATTAGCGTTGGCAAAAATCCTGCCGATGCAAGACAAAGCGTCGTAGACGCGTCGGCGATACCACAGTGGGAAATGTTTTTGTCGACGCAAAAGGAAAGCGTCAGCAAAACCAAACTAAAGCGTCGGTGTAGGTTCCTTTTCCAACGCAATTTAGCGTCGGCATAGACTACTACTAGGGCATGGCGGTATAGTCGGAGGGGTTtttgccgatgcttataagcgtcggagaAAGCGTTTCAGCCCATTCCCAGCCTGGTTtttaacgatgctttaaagcatcgggcgtggaattttttttttaaaaaaaaatattagaaaaacaCATGCATATTATAAATCAACATTTACAGGAATATGAACCTGCATTATATTTATATCAATACAAATATTCAGATCAttcaaaacattcatattgtcatatATGATTAAATTTACATAATAAGTTTAAAATTACAATatactttgaaaaatataaatataaaactcCTTAAATAATAGTCTAAAAGGTATCAGGGACCGGATTTAGcgccatcatcatctctacgagctgctgaagtatcaggaatctacaaaaaaaaaaaaaaactttagaagttaggaatatgaaaatcattaactcatacaaaataagtgataattatgtaaagtcatcaaatacttatagttatttacctgagggAGAAATCGCTGTAATATAGATAAAATATGCTCAAGCTAAGACTGCAAAGTTTGTTAGTtctgcttcaactccgccaACTCTGCCTAATGGCGATCCTTTATATTTTCAATTGGTGCCCGAAGTCTACTAACTTCTGCATTGCTACTGccttctccaacatttcttgtAGACATGtccactgcagacaactgagtgggggtaacttcaacgccataacccctcactctACCATAACGCTCTGGGCCCAATAATTCAGCGAGCACCGGAGCTTCGATATGACtggtcgcgtcggatgatgatgactccccgacgcgctctgaaataagagttgttACCCTGTCTTATATCTCTTAAAAGAAAAAGTCATTttaatgtatgccaataatagaactaataAACATATCGTTGAAAAATTCatagatgaatacatacaattatatctcttgactccttCCGAACAgaactgccatctcggtggtTGTGAGttatcttataaaactccatcttaccaggctcccttccattatcatccatctacaacaaaaggtatattggcaagctagttatcatgatacatgctatatgatagaacaatttaaaatagtttcaaagagtttcaaaaaaaacttacgaattcagctctacgtcgagcataactcatcgagcctgaagtatgaggaacagtCTGAGAGGCTCGTGAAGTTCTACCAATGTTGGAATATTTCTtcccaaaaaaagaataaataatataaatttgtaatctaaattattaataaatataatctaaggtattgaaaaaatatatacaacTTGAGCTTTCTCGGAAAACCAATACTGGActagctccctccactgatgagggATTACATCAGGAGGATAAACATGGGTAACCTCCTTTTCTGTCATACCATCATGCTTCCAGTCCGTCTTTAACTTGGCCctatattcttttcatttgcgGTTGACagacttcagcacccaatcatggctctctttaggaagcaaaaactttttctacaccaaagtaattaaagaatgttataacaatgttaaatcaaaaaataaaattatgatagtaagcaaattcaattctttacctcaataactttaagaagcttaaccttatacgaaggaagcatttcattccatttcATATAGTTGAATGAACACAACTGACCCTTACGCACAACCGATCCTAGAAAAGtcgataaaatgcttgcagccctcttgatgggctgccccagttCATTGCAATGTACCACGATCTTCTCATCTTCGCATAGGCTCCACACGTCCTGTGCTCGAGTGGATCCTCATGTCCTCCTCACTCTTCCCAGTCtatctataaaaataaaataaaatatccattaaCTAAAACATTAAAAGCAAATGGTTTAATATAATTagattgtaagaaaaattaatacataaaatgTAAATCAAATTACCAATGTGCACGTCATCCATGTCTGGATAATCAGCAGGTGGCACGTGCTCAGATTGAGACTCGTGCTGAGTATGGGACTCATGCTGAGAATGagactcgtgctgctggggtTCGTCGGGCTGCTTGGACCGCAGGGACTGATCGGAAGAAGATCCCacggatgtgtgctgaaactcaacATCTCTGAATCGTTTTCCTCGCGGCATGTTGTTACCTAACAATCCTATAATCACAAAGAACCTTTCTATCGCCAACATGGCATACGGCAAATGGCACAAAGAGAGATTGGCACAATTCATAGTGTTAACAAGATTGGCACTTGTTTTTATTAATTCTCCTTGTTTTTTTGTAAGCATAAACATGGACAAAATGACAAATTGAGGGTATGGCACAATTGAGGGTAGGTGCTTTATATGCTAGTTAGAATGATTGATATACTATCCTATTATTAAGTATCTCAAAGATCCTTCAACCAAAGTTGATAGAAAGTTAGAACTCCATGTTATAAATTATTTGGTCTTAGGAGATGAGCTGTACCAAAAGAATGCAGATGGACTTCTCTTGAGGCTAAAATGAAATGAAACCAGACACTATTGATCTTCCCATGAGCAAAATATCATGAAAACTCAATACATTATTTTAGTGGACAAAATATAACATGAACCATGAGCATAGGAAACAATAAAGCACTCTAGATCAACTACCatcttgatgacccaaagattgatttaaagattgattttgatgatcacaaaatcttgaagtataaatactaatgtttgtgttgcaaggagaaagacatttattttgcaaggaacatagcaagttggaacaatacaagaaggcctccaaagctctcaagaaaaattggaagaaagccacacctcattggcccaaggttcaagttcaaaggcttcaatttaTAAGagcaaatttcaagaaaaattcaaaagaacggcgctcgagtcgactcctacagttccgagtcgactccaaggagtaacagacagaaagacagagaagtattttctggatcctgttaccgagtcgactccagaagaattcgagtcgactccaacgtttggcgagtcgactcctaaacaagcaagagtcgactctcaaaggaaagcagactgaaaggtagaaaatcaaacaaagtgactctgagaaccgagtcgactccaagataatccgagtcgactccgaggcagttcaactccaaagacagaggatcagtttttgggctctgagagccgagtcgactccaagagaatccgagtcgactcgaggaagaaaatcagaaaatatgtcctctggattcctgagaatgagccgacccccaagtgcccgagtcgtctccagctattggcgagtcgactccagtttggtccgagtcgaccctaggacaaggcatgcacattaattcaaatttagaacagtggccgagtcgtctccagtcaagcacgagtcgactccagtaacagccgagccgtctccagatcgcgcgagtcgactccgatcccaacggatacattgtcagaatgtgcagacgggtcataacggctctattttttgtctctaacggctaaatttttgtttccacgctatccaaagctataaaatcaagggaagagctagggaagaagttatggaagtgggagagaatatttagggaagagatttcaaagagattacaagagaaagctcccaaaagcacaaaagagccattcaaagtaaaagagagagaagaagagcatccaagtgaatcccaaagcttcctcaccaactgtgtgctgcctcggtgatcctctacttcatgcaaaatcagaagagggtcaagtaaagaagaagccgagttccttcatctacaaatttgtttgagggcttcttctctttactctacttgtttacattgctatatttgcttgtttaagaagcttgtatttgttttaaattcttgttctaatatcttgtaacttgattcaatcaagggattgaatcaaggggttaaggtttgttggtgagccaaagaaaaaaccaacgttgtaaggttgtggttggtgagcctttgggaaaaccaaccgggttgattgtgaatccggaaaacaatcgttgtaaggttgtggttggtgagcctttggaaaaaccaactgggttggattgtgagcccgtgaaaacaatcggttggttctagtcggtgagcctgtgaaaaccgaccgagttcgttgtgatctcgcaaaacaataagttgggttgtgagcttgtaaaacaaccggctgtaatctgagggattatagtgaaattcccaagaggtcttggggagtggatgtaggtgctggggtgcaccgaaccactatacatctttgtgtttgtgatgccttatctcttatatttcatgccttacattcattcttgattgtgtaatatctctagctttgttttctatagagttataagtgattgtttagaatttgcttagcttcctctccattcttaccatacacatagattaaaattgatcatacaactataagttaactttagatcaattgcaccctcaggccatagtataattgctctagcttaattttccactactttacttgtaattgcctagagcttaagtaaataacatcttatcattccgctacattcaattcaaagtaaaaattagggaacataatttttagaaaacccaattcaccccccctcttgggttgtcaccttgggcaacaagtggtatcagagcaggtgctctaagattaattattgatctcacgatcaaaagccaaagatcatgacaactcaaatagatagttttctaggagaaggacaattaattgatacacctccactatttaatggcataaactatacacattggaaagcacgcatgcgcattttcatacaatcacttgattagaatttatggagcattatagtcaatggaacacacacaaacactagtcataatgagaaaatggctcaacaaaattcaaaagccatgaacctattatattgtgcattagataggaatgagtttaattgcatatcttcttgcatgactgctaaagacatatggaatatgcttgaagtcaaatatgaatgcactaacaaatctgaaacatcatgtgtagaagaagagcagtatcatattgcaaatccatgcttcatggcacatgaggtacatgctgaaactgaaagcaattttatatttgatgaacttcacgatgccttttctgatttgtatttagaatatgagaaacttatttgtaagaacaagaacttgaagaatgaaaatcaaattctaatagatgaaaaactgaaactaactaataaaactgaaatcttaattaaagaaaatcaagaactaaatcaaagaaatcaacttctcactgaaagccatgataaacttaagaaaaacaatgaattactttcagaagataacagaagattaactaaagaagttgacaaattaaaacctgttgttgaaagatttaccttcagctctgaaaaattgaacctaatgataaataatcaaagagctgaatttgataaagttggattaggatatcaaccttggtacacccaaaaatctttcaagaatatgtttgttaaaacagtttttaattattctaaaacagattcttataatactgataaacaggaacaaa comes from Phoenix dactylifera cultivar Barhee BC4 unplaced genomic scaffold, palm_55x_up_171113_PBpolish2nd_filt_p 000320F, whole genome shotgun sequence and encodes:
- the LOC103718452 gene encoding nuclear transcription factor Y subunit B-6, which produces MAGAGDGIPPFPRLQRASSGMARPLAGGVNSSQAGPAGVDADQSGPAAGNPALPGSADPAAATSATQPQVSNLREQDRFMPIANVIRIMRKVLPLQAKISDDAKETIQECVSEYISFITGEANERCQREHRKTITAEDVIWAMGKLGFEDYVAPLNRYLHRYRELEGDQRVGLRGEHFPIIKHRRHPQIRDIDRSPPVRAQTPLIRSPRPPPSSLVMPPTAPLPRLNHLFGEDPGAGYFLGMYRGGDGSGTGNSEAPPMPDFFP